In Prevotella sp. oral taxon 475, one DNA window encodes the following:
- a CDS encoding acyl carrier protein has protein sequence MTRTEIEEKVREFLIEDLEIDEEKIVPEGKLKDDLGIDSLDFVDIVVIVEKKFGFKIKPEEMAGITTLRQFCDYIESKVG, from the coding sequence ATGACACGCACTGAAATTGAAGAAAAAGTAAGAGAATTTCTTATCGAAGATTTGGAAATCGATGAAGAAAAGATTGTGCCCGAGGGCAAACTCAAAGACGATTTGGGCATCGACAGCCTCGACTTTGTAGACATCGTCGTCATCGTAGAAAAGAAATTCGGCTTTAAAATCAAACCCGAAGAGATGGCAGGCATCACTACACTCCGTCAGTTCTGCGATTACATCGAGAGCAAAGTAGGATAA
- a CDS encoding lysophospholipid acyltransferase family protein, producing the protein MQQWQGKTDGNRWMQQQLIFWFRFLNLRIYYAGVGVVALFYMLLGKGFRPSYRFYRQRMGMSSLRAWWWSYKNHVRFGQVMIDRFARYAGKQFEMTIEDYDLFRRLAHSDGPFVMLSAHVGCYEMGGYSLVSEQKPINMLVFAEETETVMKNREQQFARTHIRMIPMKKDMSHLFAINDALCKGEILSMTADRCNSSEKTVTCRFFGSDIQLPMGPFATIVQRDVPTLVVLVMKEKVRSYRIFIRQLRLPSAQLSRRQRIEQLAGQYAEAIETVVRRYPEQWFNFFDLWQTTPSPHSTR; encoded by the coding sequence ATGCAGCAATGGCAAGGCAAAACAGACGGCAACCGATGGATGCAGCAGCAGCTCATCTTTTGGTTTCGCTTTCTCAACCTCCGCATTTATTATGCGGGAGTGGGCGTAGTCGCGTTGTTCTACATGCTCTTAGGCAAAGGCTTTCGGCCCTCTTATCGTTTCTATCGGCAGCGAATGGGCATGTCGTCGTTAAGGGCATGGTGGTGGAGCTATAAGAATCATGTCCGCTTCGGGCAAGTGATGATCGACCGCTTTGCCCGTTATGCCGGCAAGCAATTTGAGATGACCATCGAGGATTACGATCTTTTCCGTCGATTGGCCCACAGCGATGGTCCCTTCGTCATGCTCAGCGCGCATGTCGGATGTTATGAGATGGGCGGCTACAGTCTCGTTTCCGAGCAAAAGCCCATCAACATGTTAGTCTTCGCCGAGGAAACGGAAACGGTGATGAAGAACCGCGAACAGCAGTTCGCCCGCACTCATATCCGGATGATTCCCATGAAGAAAGACATGAGTCATCTCTTCGCTATCAACGACGCGCTCTGCAAGGGCGAGATACTTAGTATGACAGCCGACCGCTGCAACAGTTCGGAGAAAACGGTGACATGTCGTTTTTTCGGTTCCGACATACAACTCCCGATGGGTCCCTTCGCTACGATTGTACAGCGCGATGTGCCCACACTCGTGGTTTTGGTGATGAAAGAAAAAGTTCGGAGCTATCGCATCTTTATCCGTCAGCTCCGTCTTCCCTCAGCCCAACTGTCCAGACGGCAGCGCATTGAGCAGCTAGCCGGTCAGTATGCCGAAGCCATCGAGACGGTGGTACGTCGTTATCCCGAGCAATGGTTTAACTTTTTCGATTTATGGCAGACAACACCCTCCCCGCATTCCACACGATAG
- a CDS encoding pseudouridylate synthase encodes MADNTLPAFHTIDVTELLPQQPPFVMVDALLSYDERTTSCRLLVRDDNLFCDDGLLSASGLIENVAQTCAARLGFINKYILKCGVQVGYIGAIRNFTIHRQPRVGEVLVTTIHVEENVMGMTLATARVEVGGECMAETEIKIALAQ; translated from the coding sequence ATGGCAGACAACACCCTCCCCGCATTCCACACGATAGACGTCACCGAACTCCTGCCTCAGCAGCCGCCGTTCGTCATGGTCGACGCGCTCCTCTCTTACGACGAGCGCACCACCTCGTGTCGTCTTCTCGTGCGAGACGACAATCTTTTCTGCGACGACGGTCTCCTCTCCGCCTCCGGTCTCATCGAGAATGTGGCCCAGACCTGTGCCGCGCGTCTGGGATTTATCAACAAATACATCCTCAAATGCGGCGTGCAAGTAGGCTACATCGGGGCCATCCGCAACTTCACCATTCATCGTCAGCCACGCGTAGGCGAAGTGTTGGTCACCACCATCCATGTGGAAGAGAACGTGATGGGCATGACCCTGGCCACCGCACGTGTAGAGGTGGGCGGCGAATGTATGGCCGAAACCGAAATCAAAATCGCATTAGCTCAATAA
- a CDS encoding thioesterase family protein, producing the protein MFLQASKDIEIRFSEVDSMNVVWHGSYALYFEDAREAFGAKYGLEYLTIADNGYFAPLVELTFKYIQPIVYGMKCRVDIFYRPTEAAKIVFDYEIRNVATDELLSTGHSVQAFMNRQYQLMWYRPDFYEAWQQRWDVMNPSTAEP; encoded by the coding sequence ATGTTCCTGCAAGCCTCCAAAGACATAGAGATCCGCTTCAGCGAGGTCGACTCGATGAACGTCGTTTGGCACGGTTCCTATGCCCTCTACTTTGAAGATGCCCGCGAAGCCTTCGGTGCCAAGTACGGATTAGAGTATCTCACGATAGCCGACAACGGCTATTTCGCACCGCTCGTAGAGCTCACCTTCAAGTATATACAGCCCATCGTCTACGGGATGAAGTGCCGGGTAGACATCTTCTACCGACCAACGGAGGCTGCCAAGATTGTTTTCGACTACGAGATACGCAACGTCGCCACCGACGAACTCCTCTCTACCGGTCACAGTGTGCAAGCCTTCATGAATCGGCAGTACCAGTTGATGTGGTATCGCCCCGACTTCTACGAAGCCTGGCAGCAGCGATGGGACGTGATGAACCCCTCAACCGCCGAACCATGA
- a CDS encoding beta-ketoacyl synthase N-terminal-like domain-containing protein, translating to MGRDEPLNRRTMIRCVADNIYSPLGTTTLHNFSAVRAGHSALRLYDDRWALPDPLMASLFPADAIETAFAALFPERADAYSRFEKLAILSIFEASQHTPLSLDSQETVFVLSSTKGNVELLDPDNQPHLSRQRVRLGQSAQVIARFFGNPNTPIVVSNACISGVHAQILAARLLHTSSYRHAVVCGCDVQSAFIVSGFQSFKALSPQPCRPFDKDRCGLNLGEAAATMILSRSDDPSTEGWTLCTGAVRNDANHISGPSRTGEGSFRALQTVCNGPTNELAFVNVHGTATPYNDEMESIALSRAGLSAVPITGLKGTFGHTMGAAGVLETLLSFRAVEAGIVLPTRGFREMGVSQPVNISAQEVPTRNKELIKLLSGFGGCNAAVRWRLIESPTKKQPTASEAQPFSSVPDARRALIPLHRVRITPTGAWVDGTSLPVSATGQGLLSALYKEKVGNYPKFHKMDGLSQLGFLAAELLFAAAEMTPPGHVSEHTAVVLVGRTGSLAADRRYQDTIQRREAYFPSPAVFVYTLPNIVTGEVAIRHRIYGETAFYLLEEKNESHILQLLSTALCDAEASGVMGGWLEYEGAEAFEADLCLYRSASPRPDYNAP from the coding sequence ATGGGACGTGATGAACCCCTCAACCGCCGAACCATGATACGCTGTGTTGCCGACAATATCTATTCGCCGCTGGGGACAACCACACTTCACAACTTCTCAGCCGTGCGTGCCGGGCACAGTGCCTTGCGGCTTTATGACGACCGTTGGGCGCTTCCCGATCCGCTGATGGCCTCCCTTTTCCCTGCGGATGCCATCGAAACGGCTTTCGCCGCGCTCTTTCCCGAGCGTGCAGATGCCTATTCCCGCTTCGAAAAGCTGGCCATTCTCTCCATTTTCGAAGCCTCACAACACACCCCCCTCTCGCTCGACAGTCAGGAAACGGTCTTCGTTCTCTCCTCCACCAAGGGGAATGTAGAACTGCTCGACCCCGACAACCAGCCCCATCTCTCGCGTCAGCGGGTGCGATTGGGACAGTCGGCCCAGGTCATTGCCCGTTTCTTCGGCAATCCCAACACCCCCATCGTCGTCTCCAATGCCTGCATCTCGGGCGTGCACGCCCAGATTCTGGCCGCCCGACTGCTCCATACTTCCTCCTATCGGCATGCCGTGGTGTGCGGATGTGACGTGCAATCGGCCTTTATCGTCAGTGGATTTCAGTCGTTCAAAGCTCTTTCGCCGCAGCCCTGTCGGCCCTTCGACAAAGACAGATGCGGACTGAACTTAGGCGAAGCAGCCGCTACGATGATTCTCTCGCGCAGCGATGACCCTTCGACTGAAGGTTGGACGCTCTGCACCGGAGCCGTTCGCAACGACGCCAATCACATCTCCGGTCCCTCGCGCACGGGCGAAGGCAGTTTCCGGGCTCTGCAAACCGTCTGCAACGGGCCAACAAACGAACTCGCCTTTGTCAATGTTCACGGCACGGCCACGCCCTATAACGACGAGATGGAGTCGATAGCCCTCTCCCGGGCCGGTCTTTCCGCCGTGCCCATCACGGGTTTGAAGGGCACCTTCGGCCACACCATGGGAGCCGCCGGCGTGTTGGAAACCCTCCTTTCGTTCAGAGCCGTTGAGGCCGGCATCGTGCTTCCCACGAGAGGTTTCCGAGAGATGGGCGTCAGCCAGCCCGTCAACATCTCGGCACAAGAAGTCCCCACCCGTAACAAAGAATTAATCAAGCTCCTCTCGGGTTTCGGTGGATGCAACGCCGCCGTTCGCTGGAGGCTGATCGAGAGCCCGACAAAGAAACAACCGACAGCAAGCGAGGCGCAGCCCTTCTCGTCCGTTCCGGATGCTCGGCGTGCGTTGATTCCCCTTCATCGGGTGCGCATCACGCCCACCGGAGCTTGGGTAGACGGCACCTCGCTGCCCGTTTCCGCCACGGGGCAGGGCCTCCTTTCCGCGCTCTATAAAGAAAAGGTGGGCAACTATCCCAAGTTTCACAAGATGGACGGCCTGAGCCAATTGGGCTTCCTCGCTGCCGAACTGCTCTTCGCGGCCGCCGAGATGACGCCGCCGGGGCACGTCTCCGAGCACACGGCCGTGGTGTTGGTGGGCCGAACAGGCTCGCTGGCTGCCGACCGCCGCTATCAAGACACGATACAACGACGGGAAGCCTACTTCCCCAGTCCGGCCGTCTTCGTCTACACCCTGCCCAACATCGTGACGGGCGAGGTGGCCATTCGTCATCGCATCTACGGCGAGACAGCGTTCTATCTCCTCGAGGAGAAGAACGAAAGTCACATTCTCCAGCTGCTCTCCACCGCCCTTTGCGATGCTGAGGCCAGCGGGGTGATGGGCGGCTGGTTGGAATACGAGGGGGCCGAAGCCTTCGAAGCCGACCTCTGCCTCTACCGTTCGGCCTCTCCTCGCCCGGACTACAATGCCCCGTAA
- a CDS encoding phosphopantetheine-binding protein — MEELKETLKKQIIEALSLEEMTPADIADDGALFGEGLGLDSIDALELIVLMEKNYGIRLNNPAEGKAIFTSVNSMAEYIAKHRTK; from the coding sequence ATGGAAGAACTGAAAGAAACGCTCAAAAAGCAAATCATCGAGGCTTTATCGCTCGAAGAAATGACCCCTGCAGACATCGCCGACGACGGCGCTCTCTTTGGCGAGGGACTGGGACTCGACTCTATCGACGCGCTCGAACTCATCGTTCTCATGGAGAAAAACTACGGCATCCGCCTCAACAATCCCGCAGAAGGAAAAGCCATTTTCACCTCGGTGAATTCGATGGCCGAATATATTGCCAAGCATCGCACCAAATGA
- a CDS encoding beta-ketoacyl synthase N-terminal-like domain-containing protein, with protein sequence MMVITGAGIVSAIGHNKAQVLDALRAGRSGIRPIRYLDTVHRHLPVGEVQLSNEEMAGLLGVECTESTSRTTLLGALALREAVQEAGLQADQLPQTALVSGTTVGNMDRAERLFPSEDACQALGDCGRVTREMAAIVGAFGFTTTCSTACSSAANAFILGANLLRSGLYQRVIVGGSECLSRFHFNGFRTLMILDDRPCRPFDATRAGLNLGEGAAFMVLETAESAAQRGATPLAVLSGWGNACDAFHQTASSEDGQGAFLSMAQALKRAGVAPADIDYVNAHGTGTPNNDASESAALHRVFGQSLPLVSSTKSMTGHTTSASGGIEMVICLLAMQHRLVPKNLNWAQPMPDGVQPVTETLTDRPLRHVLCNSFGFGGNDTSLLLSAYSGADNKEMSPALRPVYVKSMVTYADIAPDEQPRIPPMVARRLSGVLKRALATSLFTLQKMGVEQPDAIITGTEMGCLHETESFLKEMCLEGETCLKPTHFIQSTHNTISSLVAIRTHTHGYNSTWSHGSDSFFSALLDAWLQLQLGDIENALVGLHDERGECALSLFLDTQLKGALLPLRRLDDLEKTVALFTENIQR encoded by the coding sequence ATGATGGTCATCACAGGGGCCGGCATTGTTTCTGCCATCGGTCATAACAAGGCGCAGGTGCTCGATGCCCTCCGTGCCGGACGCAGCGGGATACGCCCCATTCGCTATCTCGACACGGTTCATCGCCACCTGCCCGTGGGCGAAGTGCAGCTCAGCAACGAGGAGATGGCGGGACTTCTGGGCGTGGAATGCACCGAATCTACCTCGCGCACCACGCTCCTGGGGGCACTGGCTCTACGCGAAGCCGTGCAGGAAGCGGGCCTCCAGGCCGACCAACTGCCGCAGACGGCCCTCGTCTCTGGTACCACCGTGGGCAATATGGACCGTGCCGAACGGCTCTTTCCCTCCGAAGATGCCTGCCAGGCCTTGGGCGATTGCGGGCGCGTCACTCGGGAAATGGCCGCCATCGTGGGCGCGTTCGGCTTCACAACGACGTGCAGCACGGCTTGCTCTTCGGCTGCCAACGCCTTCATTTTGGGGGCCAATCTGCTGCGAAGCGGGCTCTACCAGCGGGTGATTGTGGGCGGAAGCGAATGCCTCTCGCGGTTCCACTTCAACGGGTTCCGCACCTTGATGATTCTCGACGACCGTCCTTGCCGTCCTTTCGACGCCACTCGCGCCGGTTTGAACTTAGGCGAAGGCGCGGCGTTTATGGTGCTGGAGACGGCCGAAAGTGCCGCCCAGCGCGGTGCAACGCCCCTTGCCGTGCTCTCGGGATGGGGCAATGCCTGCGACGCTTTCCATCAAACGGCCTCGTCGGAGGATGGACAGGGAGCTTTCCTCTCAATGGCACAAGCCTTGAAAAGGGCGGGTGTCGCCCCGGCAGACATCGATTATGTGAATGCGCATGGTACCGGAACGCCCAACAACGACGCCAGTGAGAGCGCGGCTTTGCACCGTGTCTTTGGACAAAGTCTGCCTCTTGTCTCGTCTACCAAGTCGATGACAGGCCACACTACCAGTGCATCGGGTGGCATCGAGATGGTGATTTGCTTGCTGGCCATGCAGCATCGGCTCGTCCCCAAGAACCTCAACTGGGCGCAACCTATGCCCGATGGCGTGCAACCGGTGACGGAAACGCTCACCGACAGACCGCTGCGCCATGTCCTTTGCAACTCGTTCGGCTTCGGCGGCAATGATACTTCGCTCCTCCTTTCGGCCTATTCGGGTGCCGACAACAAGGAAATGTCGCCCGCTTTGCGTCCCGTCTATGTCAAATCGATGGTGACATACGCCGACATCGCTCCCGACGAGCAGCCCCGAATCCCGCCCATGGTGGCCCGACGGCTCAGCGGTGTGCTTAAGAGAGCACTGGCCACGTCGCTCTTCACGCTGCAAAAAATGGGTGTAGAACAGCCCGATGCCATCATCACCGGCACCGAAATGGGTTGTCTGCACGAAACGGAGAGTTTCCTAAAGGAAATGTGTCTGGAGGGCGAAACATGCCTCAAGCCCACCCATTTCATCCAGTCTACCCACAACACGATCAGCAGTCTGGTGGCCATTCGCACTCATACGCACGGCTACAACAGCACTTGGTCGCACGGTAGCGACTCGTTCTTCTCGGCATTGCTCGATGCCTGGCTGCAATTGCAGCTCGGTGACATTGAGAACGCTCTGGTGGGACTACACGACGAGCGAGGCGAATGCGCCCTTTCGCTCTTCCTCGACACGCAGTTGAAGGGTGCTCTGCTGCCTCTTCGCCGCCTGGACGACCTCGAAAAGACGGTCGCCCTCTTCACCGAAAACATCCAACGCTAA
- a CDS encoding EamA family transporter gives MLRLLLLALLQSALLAAGQVTLKISLQQMGAFAWRSEFFARAFGNPWFAVCGLCFGVSSLLWMYIVKHFPLSMAYPLISLSYVMGMLAAVFVFHEQIPAVRWVGLALIMMGVILVVQR, from the coding sequence ATGCTTCGACTCCTCCTCTTAGCCCTCCTTCAGTCGGCATTGCTGGCCGCCGGGCAGGTCACTCTTAAGATTTCGCTCCAGCAGATGGGCGCGTTTGCCTGGCGAAGCGAGTTCTTCGCCCGGGCATTCGGCAATCCCTGGTTTGCGGTCTGCGGTCTTTGCTTCGGCGTTTCGTCGCTACTGTGGATGTATATCGTCAAGCATTTCCCGCTCAGCATGGCCTATCCGCTCATCAGTCTCAGTTATGTGATGGGCATGTTGGCCGCCGTTTTCGTCTTTCACGAACAGATTCCGGCGGTGCGTTGGGTGGGATTGGCCCTTATTATGATGGGTGTCATCCTGGTGGTGCAGCGATAA
- a CDS encoding outer membrane lipoprotein carrier protein LolA, which yields MMKKQILFLSLGLLSGLLWTASATAQTAVDDATARQMMEQVNDAARKMKTLQCSFVQTKTLKMMKSKLVSNGRMSYSQPALLRWEYTSPYAYTFIVNGAKVLMKSRQRRDVVNAAQNKVFREITNIMLNSVTGKCLTDKQNFTTRMLVNGDKWIARLTPMKKEMKQLFSTLVITFDKRQMVAVSVEMIEKSGDNTLILLRDVKKNAPVDADEFKVD from the coding sequence ATGATGAAAAAACAAATTCTCTTCCTCAGCCTTGGCTTGCTCAGTGGTCTGCTCTGGACCGCCTCTGCCACGGCACAAACAGCCGTAGACGATGCCACGGCACGGCAAATGATGGAGCAAGTGAACGATGCTGCTCGCAAGATGAAGACCCTTCAGTGCAGCTTTGTGCAAACAAAAACGCTCAAAATGATGAAGAGCAAGCTGGTGTCCAACGGTAGGATGAGCTACTCTCAACCCGCTTTGCTGCGTTGGGAGTACACCTCGCCCTATGCCTATACCTTCATTGTGAACGGTGCAAAGGTGCTCATGAAAAGTCGACAACGAAGAGATGTGGTGAACGCCGCTCAGAATAAGGTGTTCCGAGAGATCACTAACATCATGCTCAATAGCGTTACCGGCAAGTGTCTCACCGACAAACAGAATTTCACCACTCGCATGCTGGTGAACGGAGACAAGTGGATTGCCCGCCTCACGCCGATGAAAAAGGAGATGAAACAACTCTTCAGCACCCTCGTGATCACTTTCGACAAGCGGCAGATGGTGGCCGTTTCGGTAGAGATGATTGAGAAAAGCGGCGACAACACCCTTATTCTGTTGCGCGATGTGAAGAAAAACGCCCCCGTCGATGCCGATGAATTCAAAGTGGATTAA